Proteins encoded in a region of the Paraburkholderia flava genome:
- a CDS encoding alpha/beta fold hydrolase, giving the protein MSTNRVLSVLWVLVVSIASWCGTAHAADSTKKAGPNAPVARVADQRVTVTTPEGTGQLPVYADRPIDAPASDVQRVLLIVHGTLRNADVYFESGREVVQGAGAAGQNTMIVAPQFLTSFDVTQFKLPPDTLAWTQEGWKGGSAARSPAPISSFSALDALLEHFADRRLYPALKTVVVAGHSAGAQVVQRYAVMGHGETMLRERGIDVRYVVANASSYLYFDNQRPTQGTFQPADVAACPKVDQWKYGMNDAPAYVTSQPLDEVEARYAQRNVVYLLGMVDTNPYTHFIDRSCAGMAQGPYRLARGLSYFDYLKHRHAALAQHVVEVPGVGHDNRGMFTSACGLAVLFGETVPSTCPQVQ; this is encoded by the coding sequence ATGTCGACGAATCGAGTGTTGTCGGTGTTATGGGTTTTAGTCGTGTCCATCGCGTCCTGGTGCGGCACTGCCCACGCAGCAGATAGCACGAAGAAAGCCGGACCAAACGCGCCCGTTGCGCGGGTAGCGGATCAACGCGTCACCGTCACGACACCGGAAGGCACGGGACAATTGCCGGTATACGCGGATCGTCCGATCGACGCACCGGCATCCGACGTACAACGCGTGCTGCTGATCGTGCACGGAACGCTGCGCAACGCGGACGTTTACTTCGAGTCGGGACGTGAAGTAGTGCAGGGCGCAGGCGCAGCCGGGCAAAACACGATGATCGTCGCGCCGCAGTTTCTGACGTCCTTCGACGTCACGCAGTTCAAGTTGCCGCCCGACACACTCGCATGGACTCAGGAAGGCTGGAAAGGCGGCAGCGCCGCGCGCAGTCCGGCGCCGATCAGTTCTTTCTCCGCACTCGACGCACTGCTCGAACATTTCGCCGACCGCCGTCTCTACCCGGCGCTGAAAACGGTCGTCGTCGCGGGTCATTCGGCGGGTGCGCAGGTCGTTCAACGTTACGCGGTGATGGGCCATGGCGAGACGATGCTGCGTGAGCGCGGCATCGACGTTCGATATGTGGTCGCGAATGCATCGAGCTATCTGTACTTCGACAACCAGCGGCCCACGCAAGGGACTTTTCAGCCGGCCGATGTCGCTGCATGCCCGAAGGTCGATCAATGGAAGTATGGAATGAACGATGCGCCCGCGTACGTCACATCGCAGCCTCTGGATGAAGTCGAAGCGCGGTACGCGCAGCGCAACGTCGTGTACCTGCTCGGTATGGTCGATACGAATCCGTACACGCATTTCATCGATCGATCGTGTGCGGGGATGGCTCAAGGTCCATATCGCCTCGCGCGCGGGCTGTCGTATTTCGATTATCTGAAGCATCGTCATGCGGCGCTTGCACAACATGTAGTCGAAGTGCCGGGTGTGGGGCACGACAATCGCGGCATGTTCACGTCGGCGTGCGGGCTGGCGGTGCTGTTCGGCGAGACGGTGCCGTCCACGTGTCCGCAGGTACAGTAA
- a CDS encoding RidA family protein, giving the protein MKFSDRLAQLGLTLPAPISPLGSYRTVSVSGNQLFVSGLGPFENGKPMVGIVGDDLSLERAQEAARLTMLMIFACVDRAYGMDNVERCSRLTVYVRAAQSFTQHPRVADGASDLLLALFGDDALPARSALGVYTLPMGIPVEIDSVFELKR; this is encoded by the coding sequence ATGAAATTTTCCGACCGTCTGGCGCAGCTCGGCCTGACCCTGCCCGCGCCGATCTCGCCGCTCGGGTCCTATCGAACGGTGTCGGTGTCCGGCAATCAATTGTTCGTGTCGGGACTCGGCCCGTTCGAGAACGGCAAGCCGATGGTGGGCATCGTCGGCGACGATCTGTCGCTCGAACGTGCGCAGGAAGCAGCGCGTCTGACGATGCTGATGATCTTCGCGTGTGTGGATCGCGCGTATGGGATGGATAACGTCGAGCGTTGCAGCAGACTCACCGTCTACGTGCGCGCGGCGCAATCGTTCACGCAGCATCCGCGTGTTGCGGACGGTGCGAGCGATCTGCTGCTCGCACTGTTCGGCGACGACGCATTGCCGGCGCGCAGCGCGCTCGGTGTGTACACGCTGCCGATGGGTATTCCGGTCGAGATCGACAGCGTCTTCGAATTGAAGCGTTGA
- a CDS encoding aldolase: protein MAHTLSIDSTAAPSLHLHLDSDAIAQARIELAACFQLASQHGFEEGVCNHFSAVVPGHDDLFLVNPYGYAFSEITASRLLVCDFDGRVVAGEGRPEATAFYIHARVHRQMPRVKAAFHTHMPNATALCLLEGTPLLWLGQTALKFYGRTAVDEHYNGLALDASEGDRIAAAMGDADVLFLKNHGVMIAGPTIAEAWDDLYYLERAAEVQLKAMSANRPLKPVPHDIAQRAYEQMRIGDPESARAHLDSGMRELRRRGIAFDR, encoded by the coding sequence ATGGCTCACACGCTTTCGATCGACAGCACAGCAGCGCCGTCGCTGCATCTTCATCTGGACAGCGACGCGATTGCGCAGGCGCGCATCGAGCTTGCCGCGTGCTTCCAGCTTGCCTCGCAGCATGGGTTCGAAGAGGGCGTGTGCAATCACTTCTCGGCGGTTGTGCCGGGTCATGACGATCTGTTCCTCGTCAATCCGTATGGCTACGCGTTTTCGGAAATCACCGCGTCGCGGCTGCTGGTGTGCGATTTCGATGGACGTGTCGTCGCGGGCGAGGGCCGACCTGAGGCAACCGCGTTCTACATTCACGCACGGGTGCACCGGCAGATGCCGCGTGTAAAAGCGGCTTTCCACACGCACATGCCGAACGCCACCGCGCTGTGTCTGCTGGAAGGGACGCCGCTGCTGTGGCTCGGACAGACCGCGTTGAAGTTCTACGGACGCACCGCCGTTGACGAGCACTACAACGGTCTCGCGCTCGACGCATCGGAGGGCGATCGCATCGCCGCCGCGATGGGCGATGCGGACGTGCTGTTCCTGAAGAATCACGGCGTGATGATCGCGGGGCCGACGATCGCCGAAGCGTGGGACGATCTGTATTACCTCGAGCGAGCAGCCGAGGTGCAGTTGAAGGCGATGAGCGCGAACCGTCCGTTGAAACCGGTGCCGCACGACATCGCGCAACGCGCGTACGAACAGATGCGCATCGGCGATCCGGAGAGTGCGCGTGCGCATCTCGACAGCGGGATGCGCGAATTACGCCGACGCGGAATCGCGTTCGATCGATAA
- a CDS encoding haloacid dehalogenase type II — protein sequence MSLPGTPRPQWLTFDCYGTLIQWDEGLLAAVGEILRRKGRDDIDAAQLLTAYDRYEHELERLWPQRAFRQLAGEGLRLALDEFGVRSDAIDAALLTGSISAMPPFPEVVDSLRRLKESGYRLCIVSNTDDDIIAGNVAQLGGTIDRVVTAQQGGAYKPDRRLFDYAHGQLGVSKDDVVHICASPHLDHAAARDIGFRCVWIDRGTGRTLLPDYTPDATLPALDHVPPLFASAGW from the coding sequence ATGTCGCTTCCAGGAACTCCGCGCCCGCAGTGGCTCACATTCGATTGCTACGGCACGCTTATTCAATGGGACGAAGGGCTGCTCGCTGCAGTGGGCGAGATTCTGCGTCGCAAGGGGCGCGACGATATCGACGCCGCACAACTGCTCACGGCCTATGACCGGTACGAGCACGAGCTGGAGCGTCTGTGGCCGCAGCGCGCGTTCCGGCAACTCGCCGGTGAGGGCCTGCGTCTCGCGCTCGACGAATTCGGCGTGCGCAGCGACGCTATCGACGCCGCACTGTTGACCGGTAGCATATCGGCGATGCCGCCGTTTCCCGAAGTGGTCGACAGTCTGCGGCGCTTGAAGGAAAGCGGTTATCGTTTGTGTATCGTGTCGAATACCGACGACGACATCATCGCGGGCAACGTCGCACAGCTGGGCGGCACCATCGATCGCGTGGTGACGGCGCAGCAGGGCGGCGCGTACAAGCCGGATCGGCGGCTGTTCGATTACGCGCACGGGCAACTGGGTGTATCGAAGGACGACGTCGTGCATATCTGCGCGAGTCCGCATCTGGATCACGCGGCCGCGCGCGACATCGGGTTCCGCTGCGTATGGATCGATCGCGGCACAGGTCGCACGTTATTGCCCGACTACACGCCCGACGCGACGCTGCCGGCACTCGATCATGTGCCGCCGTTGTTCGCATCGGCAGGCTGGTGA